A region of the Longimicrobiales bacterium genome:
CGCGAGAAGGTTGCGCAGTACAACCTGAAGATGAAGGTCAGCGAGGCGGAGTGGCAGTTCGACCGCAACAAGCTGACGATCTACTTCACTGCCGAGCGGCGCGTCGACTTCCGTGAGCTGGTGCGCGACCTCGCGCGCACGTTCCGCACGCGCATCGAGCTGAAGCAGATCGGCGTACGCGACGAGGCGGCGCTGCTGGGGGGTGTCGGCCGGTGCGGCCGCGAGCTGTGCTGCTCCAGCTGGCTGCGCGAGTTGAAGCCGGTCAGCCTCCAGCTCGCGAAGGACCAGCGGCTGTCGCTGAACCCGGCCCAGATCTCGGGCTGCTGCGGCCGGCTCATGTGCTGCCTGACGTACGAGCACGAATCCTATGTGCAGGCCCGCAAGCGGTTCCCGCGCGAGGGCAAGACGATCGTGACGAGGGTCGGCCGTGAGAAGGTGGTAGGCACGGACATCTGGCGCGATCGCGTGTTTCTCAAGGACGAGGACGGCAACCGCCGCGTGGTCGCACTCGATGAGCTCAAGAAGGAAGTCGCGGACGCGGGGGCGCGCGAGTGAGCGAGCCCGGACGTTTCTACATCACAACAGCCATCGACTACGCCAACGGCGCGCCCCACATGGGCCACGCCATCGAGAAGATCGGCGCGGACGCCATGGCGCGCTACCGCCGGCTGCGCGGCGACGACGTCCACTTTCTCATGGGCATGGACGAGCACGGCCTGAAGGTGCTGCAGAGCGCCGACGCCGCCGGCACGTCCCCCCAGGCCTGGGTCGACGACATCGCCGCGCAGTTCATGCACGCCT
Encoded here:
- the ricT gene encoding regulatory iron-sulfur-containing complex subunit RicT, whose protein sequence is MASVVEVTFKGNRREYYASELPVIDLSDYVIVEADRGEDLGRVTAAGAVAERKCSGCSTGCAAPVPERRITRTAQPEEVDRAVSLRADEPRVRRIAREKVAQYNLKMKVSEAEWQFDRNKLTIYFTAERRVDFRELVRDLARTFRTRIELKQIGVRDEAALLGGVGRCGRELCCSSWLRELKPVSLQLAKDQRLSLNPAQISGCCGRLMCCLTYEHESYVQARKRFPREGKTIVTRVGREKVVGTDIWRDRVFLKDEDGNRRVVALDELKKEVADAGARE